In one window of Helianthus annuus cultivar XRQ/B chromosome 17, HanXRQr2.0-SUNRISE, whole genome shotgun sequence DNA:
- the LOC110921426 gene encoding protein FAR1-RELATED SEQUENCE 5-like: protein MAHRLKRSRSTTTTEPSESDARTTINLNDEFEDFEEPPRPKDNISKWEERVCINSGRKFFKPKVSGSITPAVGMFFKSFDEAFAFYQRYALAAGFSARKNTSWTNGDGLVKIRYIVCSKEGFHVSKEIDSGSVENSKKIVRRNRGSKRVGCNAHVKLILENNNMYKIYYFEEEHNHIFVEDEDIHFLPAARSIDYVKESFISGLSAINIGPVKAFNIMKTMYGGFGEVGASKVDCKNYRRDLNLYIGEYDAEMVVRRLIRKKECCPGFTCDYVIGEDRRLKGLFWADEQSKKNYTVFGDIFGFDATYKSNKYDLVFVPFTGIDNHYRNVTFGGALLGSETADSYRWLLRCFVNAFGSEPKVVVTDQDAAMKRAIKDVLSRSRHRLCMWHIWEKLKTKVGPVLSANTDFNTRMTHVVWNDTISPEDFETEWHSIMSTFGLENHEWLKDMYDLRFDWIPAYYHGEDLAGLMRTTSRCESENYFFGQICNPRCTLVEFFTHFETAMDIQRHEHRRNDHDTRYIESKPWSDFVLEKQASEIYTKTIFKDIQIEIDAAITKCMSKSLDIVGDVQYFEIKDFRQPCTSFLKVQYSKQEDGLTISCSCKRFEQFGILCRHIFYVLRYDDINEFPRRYVHRRWMRDVVSVGSNHSNIRFDEIGRNSEIDKVYREIVVANEYVVNRLVGDIDELCRYRDHIKSYIDKADEVMVAAPPPSRKERFAEIGGNIEKSDSIIRVPIKTRTKGCGVQKRIKSNREIAIQKSSKIQKSCRVCGEKGHNSRTCKDKVSSNAIGSSNAM from the exons ATGGCCCATAGGTTAAAACGATCCAGATCAACGACGACTACCGAACCATCTGAGTCTGATGCTCGTACTACTATTAATCTAAATGACGAGTTCGAGGATTTTGAAGAACCGCCACGACCGAAAG ATAACATTTCCAAGTGGGAGGAACGTGTATGCATAAACAGTGGAAGAAAGTTTTTCAAACCTAAAGTCAGTGGATCCATTACACCTGCTGTTGGAATGTTTTTTAAGTCATTTGATGAGGCTTTTGCGTTTTATCAGAGATATGCACTTGCTGCAGGTTTTTCTGCAAGAAAAAATACCTCTTGGACAAATGGTGATGGTTTAgtgaaaataagatatattgTCTGTTCAAAAGAAGGATTTCATGTTAGCAAAGAAAtagattctggttcagttgagaaTAGTAAAAAGATTGTTAGACGTAATAGAGGTTCAAAAAGAGTTGGATGCAATGCTCATGTGAAATTAATATTAGAGAACAATAATATGTATAAAATCTACTACTTTGAAGAAGAACATAATCATATCTTTGTGGAAGATGAAGATATTCATTTCTTGCCGGCTGCACGAAGTATCGATTATGTGAAAGAAAGTTTTATATCTGGATTGTCAGCAATCAATATTGGACCTGTTAAAGCATTCAATATTATGAAAACAATGTATGGTGGTTTTGGTGAAGTTGGTGCTAGTAAAGTTGATTGTAAGAATTATAGAAGGGATTTGAATCTTTATATCGGAGAGTATGATGCAGAAATGGTAGTTAGGCGTCTTATTAGGAAGAAAGAATGTTGTCCGGGTTTCacatgtgattatgttattggtgaagatagaagattgaaaGGGCTTTTCTGGGCTGATGAgcaatcaaaaaaaaattatacagtTTTTGGTGACATATTTGGTTTTGATGCTACTTATAAATCAAACAA GTATGATTTGGTTTTTGTTCCATTTACTGGTATTGATAATCATTATAGGAATGTCACATTTGGTGGTGCATTACTTGGTTCGGAGACTGCAGATTCTTATAGATGGCTTTTAAGGTGTTTTGTTAATGCTTTTGGAAGTGAGCCTAAAGTTGTTGTTACTGATCAAGATGCTGCAATGAAGAGAGCTATTAAGGATGTACTTTCAAGAAGTAGGCATAGGTTATGTATGTGGCACATATGGGAGAAATTGAAGACAAAG GTTGGTCCTGTTTTGTCTGCAAACACTGATTTTAATACAAGAATGACTCATGTTGTTTGGAATGATACTATTAGTCCAGAAGATTTTGAAACTGAGTGGCATTCAATAATGTCTACTTTTGGATTGGAAAATCATGAGTGGTTAAAAGATATGTACGATCTTCGATTTGACTGGATTCCTGCTTATTACCATGGAGAGGATTTGGCTGGTCTTATGCGTACTACTTCGAGATGTGAAAGCGAGAATTACTTCTTTGGTCAGATTTGCAATCCAAGATGTACACTTGTTGAATTTTTCACTCATTTTGAGACTGCAATGGATATTCAAAGGCATGAGCATAGGAGGAATGATCATGATACAAGGTATATTGAGTCTAAGCCCTGGAGTGACTTTGTATTGGAGAAACAAGCATCAGAAATATACACCAAAACAATTTTTAAGGATATTCAGATTGAAATTGATGCTGCCATTACAAAGTGTATGTCAAAGTCTCTTGATATTGTGGGTGATGTTCAATATTTTGAAATAAAGGATTTCAGACAGCCATGCACATCTTTTTTGAag GTGCAATACAGCAAACAAGAAGATGGATTAACAATAAGTTGTTCTTGCAAACGGTTTGAACAATTTGGTATATTATGCCGGCATATATTTTACGTTTTACGGTATGATGATATAAATGAGTTTCCTAGAAGATATGTTCATAGAAGATGGATGAGAGATGTTGTTTCTGTTGGATCAAATCATTCAAATATTCGGTTTGATGAAATTGGTAGGAATAGTGAAATTgataaagtttatagagaaatcGTTGTTGCAAATGAGTATGTGGTTAATAGGCTGGTTGGCGATATAGATGAGTTGTGTCGTTACAGGGAtcatattaaaagttatattgaTAAAGCGGATGAGGTTATGGTTGCTGCGCCGCCTCCTAGTCGCAAAGAAAGATTTGCTGAAATTGGAGGGAACATAGAAAAATCAGATTCTATTATTCGTGTGCCGATCAAAACAAGGACCAAAGGATGCGGTGTACAAAAAAGGATCAAGTCAAATCGTGAGATTGCAATTCAGAAATCATCAAAGATCCAGAAATCGTGCCGTGTATGTGGTGAAAAAGGACATAACAGTCGCACATGTAAAGATAAGGTTTCTTCTAATGCTATAGGTTCTAGCAATGCAATGTAA
- the LOC110925530 gene encoding dynamin-related protein 5A-like, which yields MENLISLVNKIQRACTALGDHGEATSLPTLWDSLPSIAVVGGQSSGKSSVLESVVGKDFLPRGSGIVTRRPLVLQLHKIDNGKEYAEFLHLPSQKFYDFVAVRKEISDETDRETGQTKQISSVPIHLSIYSPNVVNLTLVDLPGLTKVAVDGQSEGIVQDIENMVRAYIQKPNCIILVISPANQYLATSDAIKMSREVDPTGERTIGVLTKIDLMDKGTDAVDILEGKSYRLKFPWVGIVNRSQQDINKRVDMASARRKEREYFSTSREYKHLASRMGSEYLAKTLSKHLEGVIKSRIPGIQSLINKTLADLEAELSHLGKPISTDAGGKLLVIMDICRAFDQIYKEHLDGTRSGGDKIYHVFESQLPSALKKLQFDKQLSMENIKKLITQADGYQPHLIAPEQGYRHIIESSLVTIKAPAEASVNAVDIILKELVRKAISETMELKQFPSLRKEVERAANKSLERMKNESRKATLMLVDMECCYLTVDFFRTLPQEVEKGGNPTQSIFDRYNETYLRRIGTTVLQYVNMVLSGLVNSIPKSVVHCQVREAKRSLLDHFFAELGRKKPSQLSKLLDEDPAIMERRSSLAKRLELYKSAQMEINGVSW from the exons ATGGAGAATTTGATCAGTTTAGTGAACAAAATACAGAGAGCATGCACAGCATTGGGTGATCATGGTGAAGCAACTTCATTGCCTACTCTTTGGGACTCTTTACCCTCCATTGCTGTTGTTGGTGGTCAG AGTTCAGGGAAATCTTCGGTTTTGGAAAGCGTTGTTGGCAAAGACTTCTTGCCAAGAGGATCAG GAATCGTTACTCGACGTCCACTTGTTTTGCAGCTTCATAAGATAGACAACGGCAAAGAATACGCAGAATTCCTGCACCTTCCGTCACAAAAGTTTTATGATTTCG TTGCTGTGAGAAAAGAGATTTCAGATGAGACCGATCGCGAAACGGGCCAAACCAAACAAATTTCAAGTGTACCGATCCATCTTAGTATCTATTCTCCAAAtg TGGTCAACTTGACTTTGGTTGACCTTCCCGGCCTTACAAAAGTCGCAGTTG ATGGTCAGTCTGAAGGGATTGTGCAAGATATTGAGAATATGGTCCGCGCTTACATTCAAAAG CCGAACTGTATTATCTTGGTAATATCACCTGCTAATCAATATCTTGCTACATCAGATGCGATTAAAATGTCGCGTGAGGTGGACCCCACAG GTGAAAGAACTATTGGAGTGTTGACCAAGATTGACTTGATGGATAAGGGTACCGATGCAGTTGAC ATTTTAGAAGGAAAATCTTATCGGCTAAAGTTCCCATGGGTCGGGATTGTTAACCGTTCACAACAAGATATTAATAAAAGGGTCGATATGGCTTCGGCTAGACGTAAAGAAAGAGAATACTTTTCTACCAGCAGAGAATACAAGCATCTGGCTTCAAGAATGGGTTCTGAATATCTTGCAAAAACGCTCTCAAAG CATTTGGAAGGCGTGATTAAATCCCGTATTCCGGGTATTCAATcgttaatcaacaaaactttagCGGATCTCGAAGCGGAATTGAGTCATCTTGGAAAGCCTATATCTACCGATGCCGGT GGAAAGTTACTTGTGATAATGGATATATGTCGGGCTTTTGATCAAATATACAAAGAACATCTAGACGGGAC GCGATCCGGAGGAGATAAAATATACCATGTTTTTGAAAGCCAGCTTCCCTCCGCTCTAAAAAAATTACAGTTTGACAAGCAATTATCGATGGAGAATATCAAGAAACTGATCACTCAAGCTGACGGATATCAACCGCATCTTATAGCTCCTGAACAAGGATATCGTCACATTATTGAATCTTCATTGGTTACCATCAAAGCTCCCGCTGAGGCCTCTGTGAATGCG GTTGATATCATCTTAAAGGAGCTGGTTCGAAAAGCCATTAGCGAGACAATg GAGCTGAAACAGTTCCCGAGTTTAAGAAAAGAAGTGGAACGGGCTGCAAACAAGTCGCTTGAAAGAATGAAAAACGAAAGTAGAAAGGCCACACTAATGCTTGTCGATATGGAATGTTGCTATTTAACCGTTGACTTTTTCCGGACCCTTCCTCAAGAAGTCGAGAAAGGCGGTAACCCAACACAATCCATTTTTGACAGATATAACGAGACGTACCTTCGACGAATTG GAACGACAGTACTGCAGTATGTGAATATGGTTCTTTCGGGCCTAGTGAACTCTATTCCTAAATCGGTGGTTCACTGTCAAGTGCGCGAAGCTAAACGCAGCTTACTTGATCATTTCTTTGCCGAGTTGGGTCGAAAAAAA CCAAGTCAGTTATCGAAGCTGTTGGATGAAGATCCCGCGATCATGGAGAGGCGTTCGTCGTTGGCtaaaagattagagttatataAAAGTGCACAAATGGAGATTAATGGAGTTTCATGGTGA
- the LOC110921030 gene encoding UDP-glucose 4-epimerase GEPI48, with protein sequence MGPPQCVLVTGGAGYIGSHTVLQLLLEGYKTVVVDNFDNSSQVAINRVQKLAGDHGSNLSFHKMDIRNKPALEELFASTKFDAVIHFSGLKAVGESVKKPLMYYDNNLIGTLTLLEVMDAYGCKKLVFSSSATVYGWPKEVPCTEEFPLSAANPYGRTKLMIEEICQDLYASDNKWKIILLRYFNPVGAHPSGDIGEDPRGVPNNLMPFVQQVAVGRLPTLRVFGTDYSTKDGTGVRDYIHVVDLADGHAAALRKLSDPKIGCEAYNLGTGKGTSVLEMVAAFEKASGKKIPLVMSDRRPGDAEVVYASTEKAELELNWKAKYGIDEMCRDQWNWASKNPYGYLTKEEAKQK encoded by the exons ATGGGTCCGCCTCAGTGCGTGTTGGTGACCGGTGGTGCCGGTTATATCGGCAGTCATACTGTATTGCAGCTGTTGTTGGAAGGTTACAAGACGGTGGTTGTTGATAATTTTGATAATTCATCTCAAGTTGCTATCAATCGAGTTCAGAAACTTGCTGGTGATCATGGCTCTAATCTGTCTTTTCACAAG ATGGATATCCGGAACAAACCGGCATTAGAGGAGCTTTTTGCATCCACAAA GTTTGATGCTGTTATACATTTTTCTGGATTAAAGGCGGTCGGTGAAAGTGTGAAGAAGCCCTTAATGTATTACGACAATAATCTCATTGGTACTTTAACTCTATTAGAAGTTATGGACGCCTACGGGTGCAAAAAG CTTGTGTTTTCATCATCGGCAACGGTTTACGGTTGGCCAAAAGAGGTACCCTGCACCGAAGAGTTTCCGTTATCTGCAGCCAACCCATATGGACGAACCAAG CTGATGATTGAGGAGATATGCCAGGATCTATATGCTTCGGATaataaatggaaaataatatTATTGCGGTATTTTAACCCTGTTGGTGCACACCCTAGCGGTGATATCGGTGAGGACCCACGTGGGGTCCCCAACAATCTTATGCCGTTTGTCCAGCAAGTAGCCGTTGGTAGACTACCGACACTAAGAGTTTTTGGAACTGACTACTCAACGAAAGATGGAACAGGG GTACGGGATTATATCCATGTTGTAGATTTAGCAGACGGACACGCTGCTGCGTTGAGGAAACTCTCCGACCCTAAAATAG GTTGTGAAGCGTACAACTTGGGAACCGGTAAAGGCACATCTGTTTTGGAGATGGTAGCAGCATTTGAAAAGGCATCGGGAAAG aaaattccTCTTGTAATGTCTGACCGTCGACCTGGTGATGCTGAGGTCGTATATGCATCAACGGAGAAGGCTGAACTCGAGTTGAACTGGAA GGCGAAATATGGAATAGATGAGATGTGTAGAGATCAGTGGAACTGGGCGAGTAAGAACCCATACGGTTATCTAACGAAAGAGGAAGCCAAACAAAAGTAA